A single Methanocaldococcus bathoardescens DNA region contains:
- a CDS encoding vWA domain-containing protein, which yields MEKEDIVEKVRQRKISSHILFVVDASGSMGAMRRMEAAKGAIISLLLDAYQKRNKIGMIAFRKDRAELILPFTSSVELGEKLLKDLPTGGKTPLADAFIKSYEVFDRELRKNPNIIPIMIVISDFKPNVAIHKDYVKEVFDACEKIAEKGINVILIDTEPQSFIKIGIGREIADRFGFKYYKIEELSKDKILDICKNLAIEH from the coding sequence TTGGAAAAAGAAGACATTGTAGAAAAGGTTAGACAGAGGAAGATATCATCCCATATATTGTTTGTTGTTGATGCAAGTGGTTCAATGGGAGCTATGAGAAGAATGGAAGCTGCTAAGGGAGCTATAATCTCTCTACTTTTAGATGCCTATCAAAAGAGGAATAAAATTGGAATGATTGCATTTAGAAAAGATAGGGCTGAGCTGATTTTACCTTTCACATCCTCAGTAGAGCTTGGAGAGAAACTACTTAAAGATTTGCCAACTGGAGGAAAAACTCCTTTAGCTGATGCATTTATTAAAAGCTATGAGGTCTTTGACAGAGAACTTAGAAAAAACCCAAACATAATTCCAATAATGATTGTAATTAGTGATTTCAAACCAAATGTTGCCATTCATAAAGACTATGTTAAAGAGGTTTTTGATGCGTGTGAGAAGATAGCTGAAAAAGGAATAAATGTTATATTAATCGATACAGAGCCACAATCATTTATAAAGATTGGGATTGGAAGAGAAATAGCTGATAGATTTGGATTTAAGTATTATAAAATAGAGGAATTGAGCAAAGATAAAATTTTGGATATTTGTAAAAATTTGGCGATAGAGCATTAA
- a CDS encoding preprotein translocase subunit Sec61beta, giving the protein MSKREETGLATSAGLIRYMDETFSKVRVKPEHIIGITVAFVVIEAILTYGRFL; this is encoded by the coding sequence ATGAGCAAAAGAGAAGAGACAGGTTTAGCTACAAGTGCAGGATTAATAAGGTATATGGATGAGACATTTTCAAAGGTTAGAGTTAAACCAGAACATATTATTGGAATTACTGTTGCATTTGTTGTTATTGAGGCAATTTTAACCTATGGAAGATTTCTCTAA
- a CDS encoding radical SAM protein: MKYLILKVTNRCNLNCLYCYANNKNNKDMDFKTAKSAIDYLLSLDNNLKIQFTGGEPLLNFKLIEKVVDYCNGNYSNKNIKYAIQTNATLINEKIAEKIKELDIKVGVSIDGLEINDTLRPYKNGKPSTLDTLKGMYLLKAYNIPYGVTTVVTNKNLPYLEEFVNYLIAFGVKSISFDLLKPKKKEHLKLMPNIEEFNKLLNKFGRYPIYIKNLQKRPKGRYCYLNSGDLLFVNEFGDIYLCPTLEGLSCLGNINDKNKIKLPKVKSNKCYAREFLIKHLK; the protein is encoded by the coding sequence ATGAAATATTTAATATTAAAGGTAACAAATAGATGTAATCTTAACTGTCTCTACTGCTATGCAAATAATAAAAATAATAAAGATATGGATTTTAAAACAGCTAAAAGTGCTATTGACTATTTACTAAGCTTAGATAATAATTTGAAGATACAATTTACAGGTGGTGAGCCACTATTAAACTTTAAATTAATTGAAAAAGTTGTTGATTACTGCAATGGTAATTATAGTAATAAAAATATAAAATATGCAATCCAAACAAATGCTACTCTAATAAACGAAAAAATAGCTGAAAAGATTAAAGAGCTTGATATAAAAGTTGGTGTTAGTATAGATGGATTAGAGATAAATGATACTCTAAGACCCTACAAAAATGGAAAGCCATCAACCTTAGACACATTAAAAGGCATGTATCTCTTAAAAGCTTATAATATCCCTTATGGAGTAACAACCGTTGTTACAAACAAAAATCTTCCATACTTAGAGGAGTTTGTTAATTATTTAATTGCCTTTGGTGTAAAGAGCATAAGCTTTGACTTATTAAAGCCAAAGAAAAAAGAACATTTAAAGTTAATGCCAAACATTGAAGAATTTAATAAACTGTTAAATAAATTTGGAAGATATCCAATCTATATAAAGAACTTACAAAAAAGACCTAAGGGAAGATACTGCTATTTAAACTCTGGGGATTTGCTATTTGTTAATGAATTTGGAGATATTTATTTATGCCCTACATTAGAAGGACTTTCCTGTTTAGGAAATATAAACGATAAAAATAAAATAAAATTACCAAAGGTAAAAAGTAATAAATGTTATGCAAGAGAGTTTTTGATAAAACATTTAAAATAA
- a CDS encoding methyltransferase domain-containing protein: MKFDSAKIENLVGGGSFDIGEDSRILEEIISEVVNDIMPSEIKLKKKIEMIDNTIEYLSYELLVTFIKQGVEFGIFPIIAKYHPKIDDVPLLVRYPNKQFILDYIKTALKLEILKYEDDKIEINEDFEINIKMPKFDKIISDYVMKYNFITHVSRYALISYSHPKIAISFKKDPDIWDMILSSPYYSLCREIASDYLKISEEDYILDVGCGSRSPKYFMDIVYPKGYYMGVDISKGLLQIAECRIKRLYCDSYELKNIDFAEIIPKEKYDYVICSHTMKYAPSLKQFLNKMMSSIYSGGKIFISEEFMLDKNENICKEVFEFYNRLNRRFRGYYSEKDIVNILESLGYDFKIESLGNGILVIEKI; encoded by the coding sequence ATGAAATTCGATTCAGCAAAAATTGAAAATTTGGTTGGGGGAGGATCATTTGATATAGGTGAGGATTCAAGAATATTAGAGGAGATTATTAGTGAAGTAGTAAATGACATAATGCCATCTGAAATAAAATTAAAAAAGAAAATAGAAATGATTGATAATACTATAGAGTATTTAAGTTATGAGTTACTTGTTACATTTATAAAACAGGGTGTAGAATTTGGTATTTTCCCAATAATTGCAAAGTATCACCCAAAAATTGATGATGTTCCTTTATTAGTTAGGTATCCAAATAAACAGTTTATCCTTGATTATATAAAAACAGCTCTAAAATTGGAAATTTTAAAATATGAAGATGATAAAATTGAGATAAATGAAGATTTTGAAATAAATATAAAAATGCCAAAATTTGATAAAATTATTAGTGATTATGTAATGAAATATAACTTTATAACTCACGTATCAAGATATGCTCTAATAAGTTACAGCCATCCAAAGATTGCTATAAGCTTTAAGAAAGACCCTGACATCTGGGATATGATATTGAGTAGTCCATACTATTCATTATGCAGAGAGATAGCCAGTGATTATTTAAAGATTAGTGAGGAGGACTATATATTGGACGTTGGGTGTGGTTCAAGGTCGCCAAAATACTTTATGGACATAGTATATCCAAAAGGTTATTACATGGGGGTTGATATATCTAAGGGGCTTTTACAGATTGCAGAATGTAGAATTAAAAGATTGTATTGTGATTCCTATGAACTTAAAAATATAGACTTTGCTGAGATAATTCCTAAAGAAAAATATGATTATGTTATATGCTCACATACAATGAAATATGCTCCGTCATTAAAGCAGTTTTTAAATAAGATGATGTCTTCTATATATAGTGGGGGTAAAATATTCATTTCAGAAGAGTTTATGCTGGATAAGAATGAAAATATTTGTAAAGAAGTATTTGAGTTCTATAATAGGTTAAATAGAAGATTCAGAGGATATTATTCAGAGAAGGATATAGTTAATATTCTCGAATCGTTAGGATATGATTTCAAAATTGAAAGCTTAGGGAACGGAATTTTGGTTATTGAAAAGATTTAA
- the coaBC gene encoding bifunctional phosphopantothenoylcysteine decarboxylase/phosphopantothenate--cysteine ligase CoaBC translates to MHPTKLLKGTKSKLLEGKKILVAVTSSIAAIETPKLMRELIRHGAEVYCIITEEVKKIVGKDALKFGCGNEVYEEITGDIEHILLYNECDCLLIYPATANIISKINLGIADNIVNTTALMFIGNKPIFIVPAMHENMFNAIKRHIDELKEKDNIYIIPPKFEEGKAKVASVEDVVNFIIEKIGNNLKKEGNRVLILNGGTVEFIDKVRVISNLSSGKMGVALAEAFCREGFYVEVITAMGLEPPYYIKNHKVLTAKEMLNKAIELAKDFDIIISSAAISDFTVETFEGKLSSEEEPILKLKKNPKVLEELRKIYKDKIIIGFKAEYNLNEEELINKAKERLNKYNLNMIIANDLSKHYFGDDSIEVYIITKSEIEKISGSKKEIAEKIVEKVKELVKL, encoded by the coding sequence ATGCATCCAACTAAACTATTAAAAGGGACTAAATCAAAGCTCTTAGAAGGTAAAAAAATATTAGTTGCTGTAACTTCATCAATAGCAGCTATTGAAACACCAAAGTTAATGAGAGAGTTGATAAGGCACGGAGCAGAGGTTTATTGCATCATTACAGAGGAAGTTAAAAAAATTGTTGGTAAAGATGCTTTAAAATTTGGTTGCGGAAATGAGGTTTATGAGGAAATAACTGGAGATATAGAGCATATTTTACTATATAATGAATGTGACTGCCTTTTAATATATCCAGCAACAGCCAACATAATTTCAAAAATAAACTTAGGAATTGCTGATAATATTGTAAATACAACAGCTTTAATGTTTATTGGAAATAAACCAATATTTATTGTCCCAGCAATGCATGAAAATATGTTTAATGCTATTAAAAGGCATATAGATGAGCTTAAAGAAAAAGATAACATCTATATAATACCTCCAAAGTTTGAAGAAGGGAAGGCAAAAGTTGCCAGTGTAGAGGACGTTGTTAATTTTATTATTGAAAAAATTGGGAATAATTTAAAAAAAGAAGGAAATAGGGTTTTAATATTAAATGGAGGGACTGTTGAGTTTATAGATAAAGTTAGAGTTATATCTAATTTATCATCCGGAAAGATGGGTGTTGCATTAGCAGAAGCTTTTTGCAGAGAGGGCTTTTATGTTGAAGTTATAACAGCCATGGGATTAGAGCCACCTTACTATATAAAGAATCATAAGGTTTTAACAGCTAAGGAGATGCTAAATAAAGCTATAGAGCTTGCTAAGGACTTTGATATTATTATTTCATCAGCGGCAATATCTGATTTTACAGTTGAGACATTTGAAGGTAAGTTGAGCTCTGAAGAAGAACCAATATTAAAGTTAAAGAAAAATCCAAAAGTTTTAGAAGAGTTAAGGAAGATTTATAAGGACAAGATAATTATTGGATTTAAAGCAGAGTATAATTTAAATGAGGAAGAGCTTATAAATAAGGCTAAGGAGAGATTAAATAAATACAATTTAAATATGATTATAGCCAATGATTTAAGTAAGCATTACTTTGGAGATGACAGCATTGAAGTTTATATTATAACAAAATCTGAAATTGAAAAAATCTCTGGCTCTAAGAAAGAAATTGCTGAAAAGATTGTGGAAAAGGTTAAAGAGTTGGTGAAATTATGA
- a CDS encoding metallophosphoesterase family protein, whose translation MMAIISDIHSNLEALKAVLEDIKNRNIREIVCLGDIVGYGANPNECIELIKELKCKCVAGNHDYGVLGKESLDYFNKYGAIAILWTKNVIKPENLKFLDSLPLVIEEKIKGKKVIFSHANPKYPELWEYLFPDYVDDVFEYGDLIFVGHSHIPFVNSEEKNVLLHEGEIFLDEDKRYLINPGSVGQPRDGINKASYCIFDEKDFKIEIVRVEYNIRKAYEKIVKSGLPEWLGERLFLGK comes from the coding sequence ATGATGGCTATAATAAGTGATATTCATTCTAACTTAGAGGCCTTGAAGGCAGTTTTAGAAGATATAAAAAATAGAAACATTAGAGAAATTGTGTGCTTGGGAGATATTGTTGGCTATGGGGCAAATCCAAACGAATGCATAGAATTAATAAAAGAGCTTAAATGTAAATGTGTAGCTGGAAATCATGATTATGGTGTTTTAGGAAAAGAAAGCTTAGATTACTTTAATAAATATGGGGCTATAGCAATATTATGGACTAAAAATGTTATAAAACCTGAAAATTTAAAATTTTTAGATTCTTTGCCATTAGTTATTGAAGAAAAGATAAAAGGCAAAAAAGTTATCTTCTCACATGCAAATCCTAAATATCCTGAGTTGTGGGAATATCTATTCCCAGATTATGTTGATGATGTATTTGAGTATGGGGATTTAATATTTGTTGGACATTCTCACATACCATTTGTAAATTCTGAAGAGAAAAATGTATTGTTGCATGAGGGTGAGATATTTTTAGATGAGGATAAAAGATATCTAATAAATCCTGGAAGTGTAGGACAGCCAAGGGATGGAATAAATAAAGCGAGCTATTGTATCTTCGATGAAAAAGATTTCAAAATAGAGATTGTTAGAGTTGAATATAATATTAGAAAAGCTTATGAAAAAATAGTTAAAAGTGGATTGCCAGAATGGTTAGGGGAAAGATTATTTTTAGGAAAATAA
- the cobN gene encoding cobaltochelatase subunit CobN: protein MIKIGFVSTIDSDDLVFEEAYKEIKKYGIEFKILDYKCSRKEFEEFLEFIKDANIVFTKLMGGKNAFKYYDELAEFCKKHNIPFLPLPTITEVHPDLEKDRTVDDEVKDKVVKYLAYEGIYNYKNLLLYLANKFGNLDVSYEEPKPMPWQGIYYKGKYFETLDDYLNYLKELGRDLDKPFIGILFYRNWFVANNIDYVNDLIEIIENKGGIPIAVFSSHLKNELGSIGTLETFKRFFYKDGKPIIHALINTTMFTLSMGVKAELLKDEPEFLKELNAPILQGIISTGFIEEWKNSVSGLNPIDLIIGMAMPEFDGAIIHFPIGGKEKIKDGEVGVPIIKYKAIKDRAEKIVDLALRYANLKLKPNKDKKIVIIFHNYPPRNDKIASAFGLDSPESVVNILKEMKKRGFIVDEIPENGIKLIKKMLNYATNDKRFLTEEIIKKAVGKIKKEDYEKWFSSLPDKVKEELIKNWGAIPGEVMNFNGELIIPGIINGNVFISVQPPRGFGENPSAIYHSPDLPPTHYYIAFYKWIKEVFKADAIMHIGKHGNLEWLPGKCVGLSNECYPDICMELPNIYPFIVNNPGEGTQAKRRSYATIISHLIPPMTISDLYGDLVELEKSIDDYYETENKEKKEFLKKEILKKIKELKLDKDLLDGKVIDEEINDENFEKLLNKIHDYLETLKNRQINDGLHIMGVPLEGEKLINMLFMIIRYQFNYLEILAEILGYDWEKLNENKGKNHKILDEINRIGLNLIKEYMEYNFDENKIDELKTVKINSKLREVLKTVSIIYRNLMRVDEEIINAVNALEGFYVPPKVAGAPTKDINCLPTGRNFYSCNPQEIPTKSAYEMGKKLAEQLIEKYLKEEGKYPEYIGIIVWGSPTMRTKGDDIGEILYLLGVKPVWNKMGRVVGLEVIPLEELGRPRIDVTLRISGLFRDTFPNVVELIDEAIRMVANLDEPDEMNYVKKHYKEEVEEKIKKGIDEKTAKETSLYRIFSDKPGCYGAGVSHLIDEKNWESIEDFAKVYVEWGGYAYGKGIYGAEAKEEFINRLSKIELTVKNENSQEWDIFEGDDFNSYYGGLIAAVTHFSGKKPKSYVGDTSNPNDIRIKHLKEEGKEIFRTKIMNPKWIEGMKRHGYKGAADFSKYIDHMFAWDATSGIIDDWMYEKIAEKYVFDKEMEEFFKENNPYALLNIAERLLEAIERGMWKADEEMKEKLRKKYLEIEGMIEDRL, encoded by the coding sequence ATGATAAAGATTGGTTTTGTTTCAACAATAGATAGTGATGACTTAGTTTTTGAAGAAGCATATAAAGAGATTAAAAAATATGGCATTGAATTTAAAATATTGGATTATAAATGTAGCAGAAAGGAGTTTGAAGAATTTTTAGAGTTTATTAAAGATGCAAATATTGTTTTTACAAAACTTATGGGAGGGAAAAATGCCTTCAAGTATTACGATGAGTTGGCTGAGTTTTGTAAAAAGCATAACATCCCATTTTTACCGTTACCAACAATCACTGAAGTTCATCCAGATTTAGAGAAGGATAGAACTGTAGATGATGAGGTAAAGGATAAAGTTGTTAAATATTTAGCTTATGAAGGAATCTACAACTATAAAAATCTCCTCCTATACTTGGCAAATAAGTTTGGAAATTTAGATGTGAGCTACGAAGAACCAAAACCAATGCCATGGCAAGGAATTTACTATAAAGGAAAATACTTTGAAACATTGGATGATTATCTCAACTATCTAAAAGAATTAGGCAGAGATTTAGATAAGCCATTCATAGGAATTTTGTTTTATAGAAATTGGTTTGTTGCAAATAACATTGACTATGTCAATGATTTAATAGAGATTATTGAGAATAAAGGAGGGATACCAATAGCTGTTTTTAGCTCTCATTTAAAGAACGAACTTGGCTCTATAGGAACTTTAGAAACATTTAAAAGATTCTTTTACAAAGATGGGAAGCCAATAATTCATGCTCTAATTAATACAACAATGTTCACACTTTCAATGGGTGTTAAGGCAGAGTTGTTAAAAGATGAGCCAGAGTTTTTGAAAGAGTTAAATGCTCCAATACTGCAGGGGATTATATCGACAGGATTTATTGAAGAATGGAAAAATTCAGTCTCTGGCTTAAATCCAATTGATTTAATCATTGGAATGGCGATGCCAGAGTTTGATGGAGCAATAATACATTTCCCAATAGGAGGAAAGGAGAAGATAAAGGATGGAGAAGTTGGAGTCCCAATTATTAAGTACAAGGCTATAAAAGATAGGGCTGAGAAGATAGTTGATTTAGCTCTAAGATATGCAAATCTAAAATTAAAACCAAATAAAGATAAAAAAATAGTCATAATTTTTCACAACTATCCACCAAGGAATGACAAGATAGCGAGTGCATTTGGTTTAGATAGCCCAGAGAGTGTTGTTAATATTTTGAAGGAGATGAAGAAGAGGGGTTTTATAGTTGATGAAATCCCAGAAAATGGGATTAAACTAATAAAGAAAATGCTGAACTATGCTACAAATGATAAGAGATTTTTAACTGAAGAGATAATAAAAAAGGCCGTAGGGAAAATAAAGAAAGAAGATTATGAGAAATGGTTTAGCTCTCTACCAGATAAAGTTAAAGAAGAGTTGATAAAAAACTGGGGAGCCATTCCTGGAGAAGTTATGAACTTTAATGGAGAGCTAATTATTCCTGGAATAATTAATGGAAACGTCTTTATCTCAGTTCAGCCACCAAGAGGATTTGGAGAGAATCCTTCTGCTATATACCACTCTCCAGATTTGCCACCAACTCATTATTACATTGCTTTTTATAAATGGATTAAAGAGGTTTTCAAAGCAGATGCAATAATGCATATAGGAAAGCATGGCAATTTAGAATGGCTTCCTGGAAAGTGTGTTGGATTATCTAATGAATGTTATCCAGACATCTGTATGGAGTTACCAAATATCTATCCATTTATTGTAAATAATCCAGGAGAGGGGACTCAAGCTAAAAGAAGGAGCTATGCAACAATTATAAGCCATTTAATCCCACCAATGACAATATCTGATTTGTATGGTGATTTAGTAGAGTTAGAAAAGAGTATTGATGATTATTATGAAACAGAGAATAAAGAGAAAAAAGAATTTTTAAAGAAAGAGATTTTAAAGAAAATTAAAGAGTTAAAGTTAGATAAAGATTTATTGGATGGAAAGGTTATAGATGAAGAGATAAATGATGAGAATTTTGAAAAACTGTTAAATAAAATCCACGATTACTTAGAAACTTTAAAGAATAGGCAGATAAATGATGGTTTGCACATAATGGGAGTGCCATTGGAAGGAGAGAAATTAATTAACATGCTGTTTATGATTATTAGGTATCAATTCAATTACTTAGAAATTTTGGCTGAGATTTTAGGATATGATTGGGAAAAACTAAATGAAAATAAAGGAAAAAATCACAAAATCTTAGATGAAATAAATAGAATTGGATTAAATCTGATAAAAGAATATATGGAATATAATTTTGATGAAAATAAAATCGATGAGCTAAAAACAGTAAAAATAAACTCTAAATTAAGAGAAGTTTTAAAAACTGTCTCAATAATCTATAGAAACTTAATGAGGGTTGATGAAGAAATTATAAATGCGGTTAATGCCTTAGAAGGCTTTTATGTTCCACCAAAAGTTGCTGGTGCTCCTACAAAAGATATAAACTGCCTTCCTACTGGAAGAAACTTTTATTCATGTAATCCTCAAGAGATTCCAACAAAATCTGCTTATGAAATGGGTAAAAAGTTGGCAGAGCAGTTGATTGAAAAATATCTAAAGGAGGAAGGGAAGTATCCAGAATATATTGGCATTATTGTTTGGGGATCTCCAACTATGAGGACTAAAGGAGATGATATTGGAGAGATTTTATATCTATTGGGAGTTAAGCCAGTTTGGAATAAAATGGGGAGAGTAGTTGGTTTAGAAGTTATCCCATTAGAGGAATTGGGAAGGCCAAGAATTGATGTAACCTTAAGGATTAGTGGATTATTTAGAGATACATTTCCAAACGTTGTTGAGCTTATAGATGAGGCAATAAGGATGGTAGCTAACTTAGATGAACCAGATGAGATGAACTATGTAAAAAAACATTATAAAGAAGAGGTTGAAGAAAAGATAAAGAAGGGAATTGATGAAAAAACAGCTAAAGAAACGTCATTATATAGGATATTTAGTGATAAACCAGGTTGTTATGGAGCTGGCGTCTCTCATCTAATAGATGAAAAAAATTGGGAATCAATAGAGGATTTTGCCAAGGTTTATGTTGAGTGGGGGGGCTATGCTTATGGAAAAGGTATTTATGGGGCTGAGGCAAAAGAAGAGTTTATAAATAGGTTGTCTAAAATTGAACTAACCGTTAAAAATGAAAATAGCCAAGAATGGGATATATTTGAGGGAGATGACTTCAATAGTTATTATGGTGGCTTAATTGCTGCTGTAACTCATTTCTCTGGCAAAAAGCCAAAGAGCTATGTTGGAGACACATCAAATCCAAATGATATAAGAATTAAACATCTAAAAGAGGAGGGTAAGGAGATATTTAGAACAAAAATAATGAATCCAAAGTGGATTGAAGGAATGAAAAGGCATGGATATAAAGGAGCTGCTGATTTTTCAAAGTATATTGACCATATGTTTGCGTGGGATGCAACCTCTGGGATAATAGATGATTGGATGTATGAAAAGATAGCTGAAAAATATGTGTTTGATAAAGAAATGGAGGAGTTTTTTAAAGAAAACAATCCTTATGCTTTGTTAAATATAGCTGAGAGGTTGTTGGAGGCAATAGAAAGAGGGATGTGGAAGGCAGATGAGGAGATGAAAGAGAAATTGAGGAAGAAATATTTAGAAATCGAAGGAATGATAGAAGATAGGCTTTAA
- a CDS encoding helix-turn-helix domain-containing protein — protein sequence MSLAFIDPMIIRSLNKSKLRKKILYLLYKMYPYGIYLSEISRRVKSDPSNVLGCLKGMNGRYNGHFSLIELGLVECVERGGMKLYKLTDYGKKIVEILKDQDSDFIESLRW from the coding sequence ATGAGTTTGGCATTTATCGACCCAATGATTATTAGGTCGCTGAATAAAAGTAAGTTAAGGAAGAAAATATTGTATCTGCTGTATAAAATGTATCCTTATGGTATTTATCTCTCAGAAATATCAAGAAGAGTTAAATCCGACCCAAGTAATGTGCTTGGATGTTTAAAAGGTATGAATGGTAGATATAATGGTCATTTTTCACTTATAGAGTTGGGTTTAGTAGAATGCGTAGAAAGGGGAGGGATGAAATTATACAAACTAACAGATTATGGGAAGAAAATAGTGGAAATACTAAAAGACCAAGATAGTGACTTTATAGAATCTTTAAGGTGGTGA
- a CDS encoding ATP-binding protein produces the protein MQYIYPFTAIVGQEKMKKALILNAINPKIGGVLIRGEKGTAKSTAVRALADLLPEIEVVEDCPFNCDPKGELCDICKEKKERGELKTIKKKMKVVNLPIGATEDRVIGTLDIEKAIKEGIKALEPGILAEANRNILYIDEVNLLDDHIIDVLLDAAAMGWNIIEREGVKIKHPSRFILVGTMNPEEGELRPQILDRFGLMVDVEGLNNIKDRVEVIKRVEEFNNNPEEFYKKFEEEQKKLREKIIRAREILNKVEISDELLEFISKVCIELGIQTNRADITVVRTAKALAAYTGRTKVTLDDVKEAMELALPHRMRRKPFEPPQLNREKLDQMINEFKQQKNNENNEEEKKEHENDDVKKNMMK, from the coding sequence ATGCAGTATATCTATCCATTCACTGCTATCGTTGGACAAGAAAAGATGAAGAAAGCATTAATTTTGAATGCAATTAATCCAAAGATTGGTGGAGTTTTAATTAGGGGAGAGAAGGGAACAGCAAAATCTACAGCTGTTAGGGCTTTGGCAGATTTATTGCCAGAGATTGAAGTTGTTGAGGACTGTCCATTCAACTGCGACCCAAAAGGAGAGTTATGTGATATCTGTAAAGAAAAGAAAGAGAGAGGAGAGCTAAAAACTATAAAAAAGAAGATGAAAGTTGTTAATCTTCCAATTGGGGCTACTGAGGATAGAGTTATCGGAACATTAGATATAGAAAAAGCAATAAAAGAAGGAATTAAAGCATTAGAACCAGGAATTTTAGCAGAGGCAAATAGAAATATTCTGTATATTGATGAAGTTAATTTATTGGATGACCACATAATCGATGTGTTGTTGGATGCAGCAGCGATGGGATGGAATATTATTGAAAGAGAAGGAGTTAAGATAAAACATCCCTCAAGATTTATTTTAGTAGGAACTATGAACCCAGAAGAGGGAGAGTTAAGGCCTCAAATTTTGGATAGGTTTGGTTTGATGGTTGATGTTGAAGGATTAAACAATATTAAAGATAGAGTGGAGGTTATAAAGAGAGTTGAAGAGTTCAATAATAATCCAGAAGAGTTCTATAAGAAATTTGAAGAAGAACAGAAAAAATTAAGAGAAAAGATAATTAGAGCAAGAGAGATTTTAAATAAAGTTGAGATAAGCGATGAACTCTTAGAATTTATATCAAAAGTTTGTATTGAGTTAGGAATTCAAACAAATAGGGCTGATATAACTGTTGTTAGAACAGCTAAAGCTTTAGCCGCTTATACTGGAAGAACAAAAGTAACCTTAGATGATGTTAAAGAGGCTATGGAATTAGCTCTGCCACATAGAATGAGAAGAAAACCTTTTGAACCACCACAATTAAATAGAGAGAAATTAGATCAGATGATTAATGAATTTAAACAGCAAAAGAATAATGAAAATAATGAAGAAGAAAAAAAGGAACATGAAAATGATGACGTAAAAAAAAACATGATGAAATAA